The Glycine max cultivar Williams 82 chromosome 12, Glycine_max_v4.0, whole genome shotgun sequence genome window below encodes:
- the LOC102666929 gene encoding senescence-specific cysteine protease SAG39: MVAKNHFYHISLAMLLCMAFLAFQVTCRTLQDASMYERHEQWMTRYGKVYKDPQEREKRFRIFKENVNYIEAFNNAANKRYKLAINQFADLTNEEFIAPRNRFKGHMCSSIIRTTTFKYENVTAVPSTVDWRQKGAVTPIKDQGQCGCCWAFSAVAATEGIHALTSGKLISLSEQELVDCDTKGVDQGCEGGLMDDAFKFVIQNHGLNTEANYPYKGVDGKCNANEAANNAATITGYEDVPANNEKALQKAVANQPVSVAIDASGSDFQFYKSGVFTGSCGTELDHGVTAVGYGVSNDGTEYWLVKNSWGTEWGEEGYIRMQRGVDSEEGLCGIAMQASYPTA, encoded by the exons ATGGTTGCCAAAAATCATTTCTATCATATTTCATTGGCAATGCTTCTCTGCATGGCTTTCTTGGCTTTTCAAGTCACATGTCGCACTCTCCAAGATGCATCCATGTATGAGAGGCATGAGCAATGGATGACTCGTTACGGCAAGGTGTATAAGGACCCTCAGGAACGGGAAAAGCGTTTCAGGATATTTAAGGAAAATGTGAATTACATTGAAGCTTTCAACAACGCTGCCAATAAACGTTACAAGCTAGCCATTAATCAATTTGCAGACCTCACTAACGAAGAGTTCATTGCACCCAGAAATAGATTCAAGGGGCATATGTGTTCCTCAATCATTAGGACAACCACTTTTAAGTATGAAAATGTGACAGCAGTACCATCCACAGTGGATTGGAGGCAAAAAGGAGCAGTTACACCCATCAAGGACCAAGGTCAATGTG GATGTTGTTGGGCATTTTCTGCTGTTGCAGCAACTGAAGGAATTCATGCACTGACTTCTGgaaaattaatatctttgtcGGAGCAAGAACTTGTTGATTGTGACACAAAGGGTGTGGACCAAGGTTGTGAAGGTGGTCTTATGGATGATGCTTTTAAATTCGTCATCCAAAATCATGGACTCAATACCGAAGCCAACTATCCCTATAAGGGTGTTGATGGAAAGTGCAATGCAAATGAAGCAGCCAACAATGCTGCTACTATTACTGGGTATGAGGATGTCCCTGCCAACAATGAGAAGGCACTGCAAAAAGCTGTGGCCAATCAACCAGTTTCCGTAGCCATTGATGCCAGTGGCTCTGACTTTCAATTTTACAAGAGTGGTGTCTTCACTGGTTCATGTGGAACTGAGTTGGATCACGGTGTCACTGCTGTGGGATATGGTGTTAGTAATGATGGGACTGAATATTGGTTGGTTAAGAACTCATGGGGAACCGAGTGGGGTGAAGAAGGTTACATTAGGATGCAAAGGGGCGTGGATTCTGAGGAAGGACTCTGTGGCATAGCTATGCAAGCATCTTACCCTACTGCATAA
- the LOC100804005 gene encoding senescence-specific cysteine protease SAG39, with translation MVAKNQFYHISLALLFCLGFWAFQVTSRTLQDASMYERHEEWMARYAKVYKDPEEREKRFKIFKENVNYIEAFNNAADKPYKLGINQFADLTNEEFIAPRNKFKGHMCSSITRTTTFKYENVTALPSTVDWRQKGAVTPIKDQGQCGCCWAFSAVAATEGIHALNSGKLISLSEQEVVDCDTKGEDQGCAGGFMDGAFKFIIQNHGLNTEANYPYKAVDGKCNANEAANHAATITGYEDVPVNNEKALQKAVANQPVSVAIDASGSDFQFYKTGVFTGSCGTQLDHGVTAVGYGVSADGTQYWLVKNSWGTEWGEEGYIMMQRGVKAQEGLCGIAMMASYPTA, from the exons ATGGTTGCCAAAAATCAATTCTATCATATTTCATTGGCATTGCTTTTCTGTTTGGGATTCTGGGCTTTTCAAGTCACATCTCGCACTCTCCAAGATGCATCCATGTATGAGAGGCACGAAGAATGGATGGCTCGCTATGCCAAAGTGTATAAAGACCCTGAGGAAAGGGAAAAGCGTTTCAAGATATTCAAGGAAAATGTGAATTACATTGAAGCCTTCAACAATGCTGCCGACAAACCTTACAAGTTAGGCATTAATCAATTTGCAGACCTCACCAATGAAGAGTTCATTGCACCAAGAAATAAATTCAAGGGGCACATGTGTTCCTCAATCACAAGAACAACCACTTTTAAGTATGAAAATGTGACTGCATTACCATCCACAGTGGATTGGAGGCAAAAGGGTGCTGTGACACCCATCAAGGACCAAGGCCAATGTG GATGTTGTTGGGCGTTTTCTGCTGTTGCAGCAACAGAAGGAATTCATGCACTGAATTCTGGAAAATTGATCTCTTTGTCCGAACAAGAAGTAGTTGATTGTGACACAAAGGGTGAGGACCAAGGTTGTGCGGGTGGTTTTATGGATGGTGCTTTCAAATTCATCATCCAAAACCATGGACTCAACACTGAAGCCAATTACCCCTACAAGGCTGTCGACGGAAAATGCAATGCAAATGAAGCAGCAAACCACGCTGCAACCATCACTGGCTATGAAGATGTCCCTGTTAACAATGAGAAGGCACTGCAAAAGGCTGTGGCCAATCAACCGGTTTCTGTAGCCATTGATGCCAGTGGCTCTGACTTTCAATTTTACAAGACTGGTGTTTTCACCGGTTCATGTGGAACCCAGTTGGATCACGGTGTCACTGCCGTGGGATACGGTGTTAGCGCTGATGGAACTCAGTATTGGTTGGTTAAGAACTCATGGGGAACCGAATGGGGCGAAGAAGGCTACATTATGATGCAGAGGGGTGTCAAAGCTCAGGAAGGACTCTGTGGCATAGCTATGATGGCATCTTACCCCACtgcataa
- the LOC102667178 gene encoding uncharacterized protein codes for MSSAFTASRKSTSLLSAQKVLVDAVESLDLVDLPRSTVQESMSAFAAVALEDVVVDLGELNWQECCVTSVEKISFSNGQSVFPGCSNQSLHVVSHSQSQAQKENRIDETRDLIPEAFRRSLKPTKMVPKRKRSNARDSVASTVDSASLASC; via the exons ATGTCATCCGCGTTCACGGCTTCAAGAAAATCCACCTCGCTCCTAAG TGCGCAGAAGGTGCTGGTAGACGCGGTGGAGTCGCTGGATCTGGTTGATCTGCCGCGGTCGACGGTGCAAGAGAGCATGTCGGCATTCGCAGCTGTGGCGCTGGAGGACGTGGTGGTGGATCTGGGCGAGTTGAACTGGCAGGAATGCTGCGTCACCTCCGTCGAGAAGATCAGCTTCTCCAACGGGCAGAGCGTCTTCCCTGGTTGCTCCAATCAGAGCCTCCACGTCGTGAGCCACTCGCAGTCGCAGGCTCAGAAAGAGAACAGGATCGACGAAACCCGTGACCTAATCCCTGAGGCTTTCAGAAGAAGCCTGAAACCAACGAAGATGGTGCCAAAGCGGAAGAGGAGCAACGCTCGTGACTCTGTTGCATCTACTGTGGATTCCGCTTCTCTCGCTTCGTGCTGA
- the LOC102662351 gene encoding 2-carboxy-1,4-naphthoquinone phytyltransferase, chloroplastic-like, producing the protein MFLFTTQVEGDREVGKMSPLVRLGTKKGAEVVKGAIFMLYALLVAFGLIKALPLTCIFLCALTLPMGNLVVRFVEDNYKASEFFL; encoded by the exons ATGTTTTTATTCACAACACAGGTGGAAGGAGACAGGGAGGTTGGGAAAATGTCACCTTTG GTTAGACTTGGCACTAAAAAAGGTGCAGAGGTAGTGAAAGGGGCAATCTTTATGCTCTATGCTCTTTTGGTTGCTTTTGGTCTAATCAAGGCACTTCCTCTCACTTGTATA TTCCTTTGTGCATTGACCTTGCCGATGGGAAACCTAGTAGTTAGATTTGTCGAAGACAATTACAAGGCAAGTGAATTTTTCTTATAG
- the LOC102662496 gene encoding heat shock 70 kDa protein-like: MTFRVKLPTRLTYSLKFDVDELASVYDFRIDKFQRQAILAFLRGFSVVVSAPTSSRKTLIGEAAAEYVNGLLSVSVEETTTGYRNEITITNDQKRLSAEEIIRMIHEAENYQVDDRKFMKKANTMNALDDYVYKMRNALNNKNISSKLCLQEREKIKSVISKVTDLLEGDNQPYEIEVFEDHLNELVNLFDRVIGKFA; this comes from the exons ATGACGTTTCGGGTGAAGCTTCCAACGAGGCTGACGTATTCCCTCAAATTCGACGTCGATGAGCTCGCCTCAGTCTACGACTTCCGCATCGACAAGTTTCAG CGGCAAGCGATACTGGCTTTTTTGAGAGGCTTCTCGGTGGTGGTTTCCGCTCCGACGAGCAGCAGGAAGACGCTGATTGGGGAGGCTGCGGCAGAAT ATGTAAACGGCCTTCTATCTGTTTCTGTGGAAGAAACAACCACTGGTTATAGGAATGAGATTACCATAACCAATGACCAAAAAAGGCTTTCAGCTGAGGAGATTATAAGAATGATTCATGAAGCTGAGAATTATCAGGTTGATGATAGGAAGTTCATGAAGAAGGCTAATACAATGAATGCTTTGGATGACTATGTTTACAAGATGAGGAATGCATTGAATAATAAGAATATCAGTTCAAAGCTTTGTTtacaagaaagggagaaaatcAAATCTGTAATTTCGAAGGTGACAGATTTGCTAGAGGGTGATAATCAGCCGTATGAAATAGAGGTGTTTGAGGATCATCTGAATGAGCTTGTGAACCTCTTTGATCGTGTCATTGGCAAGTTTGCTTAg
- the LOC102662759 gene encoding uncharacterized protein — protein sequence MASNKTSFHPALAVSNIRNHVSIVLEMENVQYSTWTELFKIHARSTKVLDHIIPPANGTGMIPSTEEERELWSTLDATVFSWIYATISSDLLHTIIELDSTAMEAWDRLRDIFQDNQHSRAITLEQEFSATSMENFPNVFSYCLRLKSLAD from the coding sequence ATGGCTTCCAACAAAACTTCTTTTCATCCGGCTCTTGCCGTTTCAAACATCAGGAATCATGTTTCCATTGTTCTTGAAATGGAAAACGTTCAATATTCGACGTGGACGGAActcttcaagattcatgcacGCTCAACCAAGGTGCTTGATCATATCATACCTCCGGCCAACGGCACGGGGATGATTCCTTCTACCGAGGAAGAGAGGGAGCTATGGTCAACTTTGGATGCCACAGTTTTTTCGTGGATTTATGCTACCATTTCTAGTGACTTATTGCACACCATTATTGAGCTCGACTCTACGGCTATGGAGGCTTGGGATAGATTGCGTGATATATTCCAAGATAATCAACATTCTCGTGCCATTACCTTGGAGCAAGAATTCTCCGCTACTTCTATGGAGAATTTTCCAAATGTTTTCTCTTATTGTCTTCGTCTCAAATCTCTAGCAGATTAA